Genomic DNA from Niabella ginsenosidivorans:
AAGCAAAACGCGGAGATCTGATACTATTTAAAGGTACCGACTCCCTGGCTACTGAAGTGGGACATATGGGAATTGTAACTGAAAACACGGACAGTTTACGGTTCATTCATTCAAGCTCTGGTAAGGCTGATGGCGTTACCGTTACGGCACTAAATGCATATTATTTAAACCGGTTTGTGAAAGTAATAGCCATTGACAAAGGGCTATGAATTTAAAATCCTGCGAAATTTTTTCTGCTGCAGGACCTACAGGATTTTAGCAGCATGCAGGCAAGCACGTTCTGCGGCATACCAACGGCTCATTTATTTATTAAACCCCGGCCGATGCTGGTAGGGCCACGGAGTGCCCTTACCCGTTTCACAAAATAACTTCAGGCTCCGGAGAAACTGTGCCCAGGTATAATTACATTCCGCATACATCAATGTAGCTGCTCTCCAGCCATCATGATGAAAGAGCAGCAGGGTTCCATCAGCCCCCTCCAGCTGTTCTGCCTGCCCCAGTATTTCCGGGTGGGTATTGAGCAGGATATTTTTTGTACCCGGCTCAAGATGAAAAGAAATACGGGTGCCAACCCATTCATCAGCCCCCGCAATGCAGGTCCACCGGACCAGCCGGGAAGGCTGCAGTTCTGTGATCCGCATTTCCTTAAAGTAAGGTGGGGTAAACGGAAAACGCGCAATAGTACCCGGCTCCGGCTTTGCGGTGGTGCCGGGCGTCCACCAGGCGGATAAACCTTCCTCCGTAGTGAGGGCCTGATAAATTTTTTCAGCCGGGGCTGCAATGAGTACTGCGTGGTAAATATCGGGCATGGACAAATAATTAAAATGGATCAGTCATTTAATTTATATTTTCAATATCGGGTGCGCCTGACGAATTCATAAATCAATCTTCATAAGACCGTCAATGATAAGCTTTTTAAAATATTCATTATTAATAATAAACAACCGATTATCTGGAGATGCTTCGGCTGCGTTACACTCCGCTCAGCATGACGACACTTTATTTACTTGTCATCCGAATGATCGGATTCAATGAACTCAAAACTGTTTTTGTTTATTTCAGCAGTGCAATGACTTCCTGTTTCTTCGACTGGACAATTATTTTTTTCCAGCCGTAAAAGAGCAGGTCATTTACACAGGGCTAAATTAGTTATTTCCCTGTTTAACGGCCCGCATCATTTCTCAAAATCAGGATAAGGTGCGCCTTTACTGGTTTCGCACAGCAACCGCAGGCTCCTGAAAAAAAGCGCCCAGGCAAAACTGCATCCTGCAAATTCGGTTGTATAATCCTTCCACCCATCGTGGTGAAATAATAAAACACACCCCTTCTGATGCGGCTCCAGCTCAAAATCAAGCGTAGTGCCGATCCATTCTTCAAAGGCCCTGATACAGCGCCATTTTACAAGGCTGTAAGGCTTTAGTTCCGTTACTTCCATTTCTTTAAAATAATCCGGTCCAAAGCCGAACCTTAAAATACTTCCCACTTCCGGTTTTGCAATGGTATCCGGCGTCCACCAGCCGGCCAACCCCTCCTGTGTGGTAAGGGCCTGATAAACTTTTTCTACCGGTGCGGCGATCAGCAACCGGTGGTAAATACTTTTTGTAACAGGTTTATCATTGTGCTGCTGCTCATCTGTAGCGGAAGCCACTTGCCCCGTTTCTTTGGGGGTGGCATTGCCTTTGCCCGTTTCAATAAATTTTTTCAGGCTATCGTGTATATAATGCGTCCATGCATCATGACAAACCGGGTAGCATTCGTATTCACGTACCAATCCGTGGTGCGTAAAAACAACTGTGGTTTTATCATTTTCAGCTAAAATGTCAAAAACAATTTTTGTTCCCTTCCACTCTTCCTTGTCTTTTGTAAAATTGAAATAATTGTCTTTTACAAACCATACAACCTTTTTATTGGGAATGAGGGCTGCAATTTTCATTTTAGCAATATGAACATCCTTATAATGATAGGTAAATTCAGCATCAGGTATATCCGTTGCCCCCTCAATATTTTCTGACCACCAGCCACGTACATTATTAATGGCATTAAACACAGCTGCAGGCGACTGATTCACGACAAAGGAAGTGCTGTATGATTGCTCATCTTTAGAAATATCTTTCCCCTTTCCGGTAAGTATCAGATTTTTAAGACTGGTTGTAATAAAATAATCCCAGGAATTAGAGCAAACGTTGAAACATTCAAAAGCAGGTGTCAGCCCTACATGTGTAAACTCAAGACGGGTTTGTTTTTCATTCCCTGTTATTTTAAAAACAAGCTTTGTTCCATTCCACTCCGTTTTGTTTTCAAAGAATTCATTGTTTGTTTCTAAAACACTCCAGACAATTTTTTGCGGGGCCAATTCAGTAATTTTCATCTTTGCTGTAAGATATTTATCACGATATATAAATATGCTGTTCAGTGTATCCGTTTCCCCCTCAATATTTTCTGACCACCAGCCGCGCACATTATTAACGGCATTAAATACCTGCTGTGGTGTGGCATCCACCGTAATTGTTGCTGTAAAATTTTCCTGTTTCATAATTCAGATTTTTTAATTGAGGTTATTACCGCCGGCTGCTTACAGGTTCAAAGATATTAACAGATACAGACCTTTAAAGGGTGTAAAATGGACTTTGTGATGGGTTGATTTAGACATATTATTTTTTTAACTTTGCAGAACAGGTACAGCAATAAAATATTATTGAATGAATTCTTTTCACTATTAAACCCCGTTGTATGAAATGAGCCATAAGAATATTTCATACCCGGAAGGATGATTTTCTTGGCGAATTCCATCTGGCAATTAAAAACAAACAGATGAAACAGCTTACCATACTGGTTCCCGATGCTCAAACAGGGCCCAACACCTTATCCTGCATTGTGGGCGCCTATCACATTTTTACGGAAGCCAATAACCATTATACACGGCAAGGCAAAAAACAGGTGTTCCGGATCGAGCTGGCGGGCGTATCAGAGCGATCCGCTTTTGTAAACGGACTGTTAACGATTATGCCACAGGTGCATATCCGCGCTGTTCAAAAAACAGACCTGATCATTATTCCTGCAATTACCAGCAACTTTAAAAAAACAGAAGCAGCGAATACCCTGCTGGTAAACTGGATCCTGGAACAATATAAAAAGGGCGCCGGGGTTGCCAGCATGTGTACCGGGGCCTACCTCCTGGCCTCAACGGGTTTGCTGGATAAAAAGAGCTGCTCCATTCACTGGAACGCCATAGATAATTTTAAAAAGCTTTTCCCAAAAGTACATTTAAAAGCAGAAAAGCTTATTACTGATGAGCAGGGCATTTACACCAACGGAGGCGGTTATTCTTTTTTAAACCTGCTGATTTACCTGGTTGAAAAATATTACGACCGGCAAACCGCCATTTATTGTTCCAAGATCTTCCAGATCGATATTGACCGGCAAACACAATCGGATTTTATGATCTTTACCGGGCAAAAAGCACATGGAGATGAGGTGATCAAAAAGGCGCAGGAATATATTGAAAAAAACTTTTACGAAAAGATCTCTGTGGAACAGCTTTCCAGGAAATTTACTATTGGAAGAAGAAATTTCGACCGCCGGTTTATAAAGGCCACCGGCAATACTCCCATTGAATATTTGCAAAGGGTAAAGATAGAATCTGCCAAAAAAGCGCTGGAAACCACGCGTAAAACCATTAACGAGGTGATGTATGAAGTGGGATATGCGGATGTAAAAGCCTTCCGGGAAGTGTTCCGGAAAATAACCGGTATGTCGCCACTGGAATATAAGAACAAATACAATAAAGAGGCAGCCGTCCTGTATTGAACCAACGGCAGTTAAATACGCTAATGCCAAAAACGGAACCGCAGCTATGGAAAGATACAAAAATACAGGCGGGAATTCCGGGATCTCTTTTTTTGAAACCGGTACTGATTACATCCTGGTAAAATTTTCAGACACAGCCCGGCCCTATAAGTACAGCTATCAAAAGGCCGGCTGCTGTCATGTGGAAAAAATGAAAGCATTAGCCAGGAAGGGGAGCGGTTTGAATACCTATATTAACCAATACGTGAAAGACCTTTACGATTAAGAAAAAAGTATACAGGATCCGCTATCCGGCAGGTTGTTCTTCTAAAATACAGCTTCTGCAATAGCTACGGCCCCATTACAACCTTTTGTTTACATGCGATGGGGTCATAAAGCAGGAATAATGCCGTGGCCTGCAGGCCGATGGCGCACGTTTTTCCCCCGTGTATTTTATCGCTGCTTACAAAGCGGGCAGGAGCACAAGGGTTTACGCTGAACGGTACTGTCAAGCACCCTGCCACAGGAACAGCACAGGGTATGCACCACTTCATGCGGCTTGTGATCGTTAAACTGATTACGTAAATAATAGCTGCCTTCAAAAAAGGATCTGGCTTCTGTAGTGGCGGTTCCCCCACAGGCCGGGCATTTTATTGTTTCTTCTTTCATCAGATTATCCGGTATTTATTATAGTGAGCAAAAATATCTGTTTTCTGCAGAAAGGATCTGATCTGTCCTGCATCTCCCTTAAAGACCAATAAAAACAGGCTGATCCATACAGCAGCTTTCTTTACCTTTTCCCGGGTTACCTTTTCCTAAAAGCGGTATTAATCCCCCGCTATGCGTGTACTATATCTACCATATTGAAACTGTACGAGTGACGGTATTTTATGACTGCCGATCTCCTATTTTAAAATAATTTTTTACTGTGTAAAACTATTGCACAGTATATACACCATTTTACATTATAATCGTGTGAGGGATACCTGCCTGCCGGCAGGGAAGCGAAAAGTCCACAGCGCAGCGTAGTGAGAACTTGCAGCGATAGCCCGGTCCGAGTGAGCAATGGTCAGAGTGGCCGGGCTACGAGGGGCACGACCTGACAATAATTTTTTATGAGCAAACCAAGCTTAACAGGAAAAGAACTAAGGGCAATAGGATACCCGGAAGGACCGGTGATCTCTGTTGCTATGAGCACCATGCAAAAAGCATACAGGCATGAAAGCAAAGAGTATGCGCTGAATATTTTAAAAGAGCTATTAGCTGCTCCGCATGATTATGTTTCAGATAAAACCCTGGGCATTATTGCCCAACAGCTATTGCCCAAACCGGCAGCTATGGAAGGCGCGGACATATCACTGAATCAAACCGGTATCCACTTTAATATATTCGGACAGGAGCATATTGAAGAAGGAGCCCTGCACCAGATGTACCAGGCGGCAAAGCTGCCTGTAGCAGTGGCCGGCGCGCTTATGCCTGATGCGCATAGCGGCTACGGGCTACCCATTGGCGGCGTACTGGCAACCGATAATGCGGTCATCCCTTACGGCGTGGGCGTGGACATTGGCTGCCGGATGTGCCTGAGTATTTTTGACCTGCCCCCAAAAGAGCTGACGGACCGCGAAGCCTTTTTTATACGCGAACTGGGCGCCGCCACATTATTTGGCAGCGGTGCGCAGTTTGACCGGTCTCCTGATCATGCAGTAATGGAAAACAGATTGTTTTACGAAATGCCCTTATTAAAAAGGCTGCACGGGCGCGCCTGGAAGCAGTTAGGCAGCTCCGGTTCCGGAAATCACTTTGCTGAATTTGGTATTGTAACCATTACAGAAAAAGACGAAGCCCTTGGGCTGGATGCGGGCAGCTATATCGGCTTCTTGACCCACTCCGGATCCCGGGCCTTAGGCGCTACCATTGCCAATCATTACACAAAGCTGGCCATCAGCAAACGCCGCCTGCCACAGGAGGCAAAAAACCTTGCCTGGCTGGGGCTGGATGAAGAAGCAGGAGCAGAATACTGGCTGGCCATGAACCTGGCCGGTGATTATGCAAGTGCCTGCCATCATGTGATCCATGATAAAATTGCAAAACAACTGGGGCGTAAACCTGTAAAGCAGGTAGAAAACCATCACAATTTTGCATGGAAGGAATTGTTGGATGGCAAAGAGGTTATTGTGCACCGTAAAGGCGCCACACCTGCCGGTAAAGAGGTACTGGGCATTATACCGGGCAGCATGACAGCGGATGGCTTTATTGTAAAAGGCAAAGGCACAACCGCAGCGGTGAACTCAGCATCGCACGGGGCCGGCCGCAAAATGAGCCGTACCCGGGCTATTCAATCAGTTACCGATAAACAGTTCAGGGATGAGCTGAAAAAATTTGGGGTGAAGCTGCTGGGCGGCGGGTTGGATGAATCGCCCTTTGCATACAAGGATATACACACCGTTATGCAATCACAAAAAGCATTGGTAGCCATTGTAGGTTCTTTTACACCAAAAATTGTAAAAATGGATGGCGCCGCGCACCGGAGCTGGAAGAAAAAGAAAGATGAAACTGTGGCTGAATAGGCGTATAAAAGCAGGAGCATTCTTTTACGCTCCTGCTTTATTTTTTTGATGCCGGGTATCTGTAGTATGCCCGGCTTTTTATTTCCGGAACAGCATTACAATTTTAGTTTTAGTCCCCCATTGATCACAAATCCATCTAATGGTGCATAGACATCCCTGAATACCGGGTGCGTAACGGTACCGGTATAAATACGATCAAACCGTGTTTGCCGGGTATCAGTAAAATTCTCAAAGTTGATGAAGAGCGAAAAGCGCTCCCAGATCTTTTCCGCCATAAATCCGCAGATCCAATAGCGTTTTCCGGTTGCCCCGTCATTCAGCAGTTGTTTGCCGTAATAGTACGCTTCCAGACCTATTTTCCATTTATCTTCTATTTCATATAGCAGCACGTTATTCAGCCGGTGCCGCGCGGTTAGCGGGTTCTGTTTTTTGCCGTTCTGTGTATGCAGACTGGCATCTGTAAACGTGTACCCGATAAACAATTTGAAATTGCCATAGCCGAGCTTCACATTGGTTTCCCACCCCCTCGTATCTATATGCCCGTTGGCATTGGTAAGCCGGAACAGGTTGCCCGTAATACTATCCAGCAATAAAGGATTATTGATGCGGGTATAAAAGAACAACTGGTTTACGCTCATACTCACCTTATCCAGCAAAAAGGTACGGTAATTAATATCAAAATTGACGCCATAGGATCTTTCCAGCTTATTAATAGCTGCGCTAACAGGCAATACGGAACGGAACTGTATACGCTCTGATTCTTCAGTAAAGATAGTGGGCGTTTTATAGCCAAAGCCGCCGCCCAAACGGGAGGTAAGCCTGGGGGATAGTTTAAAAAGCCCGGAGATACGCGGCAGGAAAACAAAACCGTAATTGGTAATATAGTCTCCGCGGATGCCGCTTTCGACCTGCAGCCAGCCGGCAGCCTTCCAGGTGTTTTGAACAAATCCGCCGATGGTGTTTTGTTCATAACTGCGCGCGGGAAAGCTGTCTTTCGGGTATTCCCTGAATTGATCCGTATATAAATTCAAACCCGCTACCCAGTCTGCGCGCTCCCCGTTATTATGATAGGTAAGCTCTGAATAGGTAGACCATTGCTTTCCATCAAATGTATACCCGGGTATGGTAATGGCCCGGTTAAAATTGCTGACTGAATTTTTTACTGTCAGCCCGCTGTGCTCATTCAACTGATGCTCCAGTGAGAGCTGCGTTGAAAAACGGCTGCTTTTGTTTTTTTCAAAATAACTGTGCGTGCTGTCACCCCTGCCTTTTATGTATCGGATATCCCCGCCGGTACGCTCCTCAAAGAGCGTATTCACACCAATGTTCAGGGTTGTTTTAGGGCTGAAATAAACAAAGAGTTTTGGGTTGAACACATACCGTTCTGCCCAGGGTATAGCGGTAAACCCGGTGGCAGACGGGTCATATGCCCTGCTGCTGTTCCGGGAAGCAAAAACGGTCAGGCCCAGCTTTTTAAATTTTTGCCCATAGAACCCGTTCAGATCCAACCCGCCTGCAGAAGTGCCATTGATCAAAAAACGCAGTTCTCTTTCCTCTGTTGGTACTTTGGATATAAGGTTCACCAGCCCCGCAATAGCACCACCGCCGTATAAGGTGGAAGAGGCGCCTTTGATCACTTCTGCCTGCTTTAAGTCCAGGGGTGGTGTTTGCAGCAACCCCAACCCGCCGGAGAAACCGGCATATAAGGGAAAGCCATCTTTTAGCAACTGTGTATAACGCCCGTCCAGCCCCTGGATGCGGATGCTTGCATTGGCGGAGGTGGCCGATACCTGCTGGGTCTGTATACCGGTACTTTCGCTCAGCAACATGCGGATGTCGCCCGGCTTCATATTTGCTTTCTCTTCCAGCTCTTCCCCGCTGATGAACTCCACGCGCGTTGGTGTATTTTGTATGGTTCTTGTGCTTCTTGTAGAAGAAACAACGACCTCATCCATATCCTCATCGGCTGCGCTCAGCAAAACAGTAACCGTATCATCAGAACTTGGATACAGCCGCGTTAATGTATGTGTACTATAGCCGGTAAAACTAAACGTAAACTCCTGCTTTCCATCAGGTATATTATCAACAACCGCCACCCCCTTTTCATTGGTTTGTACAGATCTGGCTGTTCCGTTGAGCGTTACGGTAGCGCCGGGTAGCGGCTCTTTTGTATCTGCGTCTTTTATGACAGATGTAAATGTATGTTGCGCCATGCACCAATGCCCTATGCACAGTAATAGTAATAAGCCTGAAACTTTTCTCATTTTATAGAATAAAGATTATAGAATAGCGGGGCTAACAGGAAAGGCTCCTGATTGTATTCTCAAAGCTTCGGAGCCAGACGAAATACAGACAAACAAGGAGTTGCCTTCATCAACCCGGATAACCATCGGTATCGGGGACAGGCTGACATTCCTTTCCGGTCAGCCCCATTTAAAAATCATAAAAAGGTCAGGCTGTTTTGGGCGGTTGCCAGATAGAAGGTAAAAAATAAAAAAGAAATTGCTCTGTATAAACAGCGTGTAGCTGAGTGTTAGCAGGTAAAGGACAGGAAAATTCGATATGATATCGGGGAAGGGTTACACCATGACAGGCACCACAGGCAAAAAAGGGCGAACAGGGGCATGCGGGCCGGGGGGCAGTATCCGGTGCTTGTTTTTTCATTGGGTACATCTGTGTTATTTCTTCCATGCAGCAACCATCATCTGCTTTACAGGGAATACCGGATAGCAGCAGCACATAAAATGCAAACAGGTAAACAAACCACTTCACAGGGGCAAATATAAACCTTATTGCTGAACCCGGATTGCCACAATCCGGGGCTGAAGCGATGTTTACCGAGTTGGCCTGTCATAAAATTGTTTCTTTTTTACCGGGCAGGGGCACAGAATAGTACTGATTGTTTAATTTTTTTACCTTCACAGGGTGCGCAAATCTGTTGAAGATGGTGAAGTTCATAAAAAACATATTCCTGTTCTTCATTATTGTAAGGTTGATCCTGCCCAACCCTGTATTGCTTTATGTGGTGCACATTCCTGACCTGATCGATCATTTTCAATTACACCAAAAAGAGTTCGGGCAGGTTTCGGTTATTGATTTCGTCATGGAGCATTTAGGTGATGAGCAGCACCATCATCATAACGCGCATGCCCACGACAGGCTGCCTTTTAATCACCATACCATCAGCCATTCCCCAACCCCGGCTTTTTTTACCGGCTTCAATGATTCCGATTTCAGGTTACAGAAGCCCGTTGATGTTTCTCCGAAAATTATGCCCCATCTGCATTTTTATAGCACCGCTTATATCCCCGCTGTCTGGCAGCCCCCCAAACAGGAACACTGTTAATTCTTTCCCCCGAAGATTATTAATCTTTTTAGACAGCAGCAACCCTGCTCTATATCCCTTTTCGAAAAAGGGAAAGAATTGTATACGGATTCCGGCTTTTTTCTGTCAGCAGAAAAAGAAGGATCCGGCTGTAATCATTCTCCTTCACTATTAAAAAAAGAGAAATGCAACAAACCAACACCCGAGATCACCAGGACCATAGCCATTCACACGAGGAGCGAACAAAATGGGTTGTTCTACTCACGGCCGTTACGATGGTAGCGGAGATCAGTTTTGGATACTGGACCAATTCAATGGCCCTGCTGGCAGATGGCTGGCACATGGCCTCACACGTTTTTGCTTTGGGCTTAAC
This window encodes:
- a CDS encoding SRPBCC family protein; translation: MPDIYHAVLIAAPAEKIYQALTTEEGLSAWWTPGTTAKPEPGTIARFPFTPPYFKEMRITELQPSRLVRWTCIAGADEWVGTRISFHLEPGTKNILLNTHPEILGQAEQLEGADGTLLLFHHDGWRAATLMYAECNYTWAQFLRSLKLFCETGKGTPWPYQHRPGFNK
- a CDS encoding SRPBCC family protein — encoded protein: MKQENFTATITVDATPQQVFNAVNNVRGWWSENIEGETDTLNSIFIYRDKYLTAKMKITELAPQKIVWSVLETNNEFFENKTEWNGTKLVFKITGNEKQTRLEFTHVGLTPAFECFNVCSNSWDYFITTSLKNLILTGKGKDISKDEQSYSTSFVVNQSPAAVFNAINNVRGWWSENIEGATDIPDAEFTYHYKDVHIAKMKIAALIPNKKVVWFVKDNYFNFTKDKEEWKGTKIVFDILAENDKTTVVFTHHGLVREYECYPVCHDAWTHYIHDSLKKFIETGKGNATPKETGQVASATDEQQHNDKPVTKSIYHRLLIAAPVEKVYQALTTQEGLAGWWTPDTIAKPEVGSILRFGFGPDYFKEMEVTELKPYSLVKWRCIRAFEEWIGTTLDFELEPHQKGCVLLFHHDGWKDYTTEFAGCSFAWALFFRSLRLLCETSKGAPYPDFEK
- a CDS encoding GlxA family transcriptional regulator, whose amino-acid sequence is MKQLTILVPDAQTGPNTLSCIVGAYHIFTEANNHYTRQGKKQVFRIELAGVSERSAFVNGLLTIMPQVHIRAVQKTDLIIIPAITSNFKKTEAANTLLVNWILEQYKKGAGVASMCTGAYLLASTGLLDKKSCSIHWNAIDNFKKLFPKVHLKAEKLITDEQGIYTNGGGYSFLNLLIYLVEKYYDRQTAIYCSKIFQIDIDRQTQSDFMIFTGQKAHGDEVIKKAQEYIEKNFYEKISVEQLSRKFTIGRRNFDRRFIKATGNTPIEYLQRVKIESAKKALETTRKTINEVMYEVGYADVKAFREVFRKITGMSPLEYKNKYNKEAAVLY
- a CDS encoding RtcB family protein translates to MSKPSLTGKELRAIGYPEGPVISVAMSTMQKAYRHESKEYALNILKELLAAPHDYVSDKTLGIIAQQLLPKPAAMEGADISLNQTGIHFNIFGQEHIEEGALHQMYQAAKLPVAVAGALMPDAHSGYGLPIGGVLATDNAVIPYGVGVDIGCRMCLSIFDLPPKELTDREAFFIRELGAATLFGSGAQFDRSPDHAVMENRLFYEMPLLKRLHGRAWKQLGSSGSGNHFAEFGIVTITEKDEALGLDAGSYIGFLTHSGSRALGATIANHYTKLAISKRRLPQEAKNLAWLGLDEEAGAEYWLAMNLAGDYASACHHVIHDKIAKQLGRKPVKQVENHHNFAWKELLDGKEVIVHRKGATPAGKEVLGIIPGSMTADGFIVKGKGTTAAVNSASHGAGRKMSRTRAIQSVTDKQFRDELKKFGVKLLGGGLDESPFAYKDIHTVMQSQKALVAIVGSFTPKIVKMDGAAHRSWKKKKDETVAE
- a CDS encoding TonB-dependent receptor; its protein translation is MRKVSGLLLLLCIGHWCMAQHTFTSVIKDADTKEPLPGATVTLNGTARSVQTNEKGVAVVDNIPDGKQEFTFSFTGYSTHTLTRLYPSSDDTVTVLLSAADEDMDEVVVSSTRSTRTIQNTPTRVEFISGEELEEKANMKPGDIRMLLSESTGIQTQQVSATSANASIRIQGLDGRYTQLLKDGFPLYAGFSGGLGLLQTPPLDLKQAEVIKGASSTLYGGGAIAGLVNLISKVPTEERELRFLINGTSAGGLDLNGFYGQKFKKLGLTVFASRNSSRAYDPSATGFTAIPWAERYVFNPKLFVYFSPKTTLNIGVNTLFEERTGGDIRYIKGRGDSTHSYFEKNKSSRFSTQLSLEHQLNEHSGLTVKNSVSNFNRAITIPGYTFDGKQWSTYSELTYHNNGERADWVAGLNLYTDQFREYPKDSFPARSYEQNTIGGFVQNTWKAAGWLQVESGIRGDYITNYGFVFLPRISGLFKLSPRLTSRLGGGFGYKTPTIFTEESERIQFRSVLPVSAAINKLERSYGVNFDINYRTFLLDKVSMSVNQLFFYTRINNPLLLDSITGNLFRLTNANGHIDTRGWETNVKLGYGNFKLFIGYTFTDASLHTQNGKKQNPLTARHRLNNVLLYEIEDKWKIGLEAYYYGKQLLNDGATGKRYWICGFMAEKIWERFSLFINFENFTDTRQTRFDRIYTGTVTHPVFRDVYAPLDGFVINGGLKLKL